A window of [Clostridium] innocuum genomic DNA:
GTCACGAAGATTACGGAGGCACTCCTGAGCCCTTCCAGCTTTAAAACCTGCTGTGTCTTTTCACTGATCGTTCTGAAATCGGAGGCATAGCGCGACCAGCGCCGTTCTCCGCTCTGATTAAATACACTGATTTCCATAAGCCACCTCGATTCTTAACCGTATATCCCCATATGCCACCTTACATAGCGTCGTCGCTTTCTAGGTTTTGTATCCTATACAGGCATATACCCTATTATAACACGAGCGGCGTGCAAATGAATAGCAGAAAAAGATTGTCACAGCACGAGCTGTACGCCATATCCGATCAAAAGGGCTTTTCTGACGTGAAATTGTAAAAACGCCTTTCAATTTATATACAGAATGTAAAAATTCTGTTAAAATTACCTTGCTACCATGTAATTTTAGAGTTTTTTTGGGAGGAATCTTATGTTACATATTGCAGCTTCCGCCATGACACCGGCAGATATCAGCTGGGACTTCATCATTGGAGGTCTGGCGCTCTTTTTGTTCGGAATACAGTTCATGGGAGATGGTCTGAAAAGCATCGCGGGAGAAAAATTAAGAGAGTATATCGACCGTTACACCAACAAGCCCTGGAAGGGAATCCTTGTGGGTAGTATCATTACCGTATTTATTCAGTCAAGCAGTGCCACCAGTGCCATTGCCATCGGCTTTGTACGTGCCGGATTGATGAGTCTGGAGCAATCCATCGGCATCATCATCGGAGCGAACATCGGTACGACCGTAACCGCATTTCTAATCGGATTAAAGGTAGAGGCACTGGCCTTGTATTTCGTATTCCTGGGGGTTTTGATCACCCTGTTTGCCAAGCGGAAGAAACAGACCTATATGGGACAGATCGTTCTGGGCTTCGGTCTGCTGTTCTTCGGTCTGCGGCTGATGGGAGACGAGCTGAGCAAGCTGGGACAGATGGATTTCTTTACGACACTGGCAACGACTATGCAGAATCAGCCGATTCTCGGCTTTATCAGCGGTACCCTGATGACCGCCGTCGTGCAGTCCAGCTCTGCGGTTGTAGGAATCATACAGAAAATCTACGATTCCGGAGCCATGACGCTGACAGCTGCCCTGCCGTTTGTCTTTGGCTCCAATATCGGGACAACAGTAACCGCCGTGTTTGCGTCCATCGGCGGCAGCACCTCGGCCAAACGAGCCGCTGCTGTCAATGTTCTGTTCAACACCATCGGTTCTGTGATTTTCATGTTCCTGTTGACACCGTATGTGGATTTCATCGCCTTTTTATCAGAAAATTAGATATGAATTTTGATTATCTTTTTAGAAGTTCTTATATGCCGGTATAGCCCGTATTTACAGGCTTTTCCGGCATTTTTCGTATCGGAAGAAACTCACATATATTTTTATATCCGCTTAGGTTTTTGCTTTCAAAAGTAGTAAAGAAGTAGTAAAACCTTGATTTACTACTAAGCTGCTATCCGCAGCATTTCAGCTTTTGCGCTGTCGAAAGTAGCGTGTGCGTAATAGTTCAGCGTCATAGTAATGTTGGAATGTCCCATAATGTACTGTAATGCTTTCGGGTTCATTCCGGCATTTGCCATGTTGGTACAGAACGTATGACGTAAGGTGTGCGGTGTCATTACTTTCGGTAGAGCTTCCTCATGGTACTTGTTGTACTTCTTTGCAAGCCCCCTAAACATACCGTCATAATTGGTAGCTGTTTTCGGGTAGCCGTCCCGGTTGAGGAAAAGGAAGTTGCTGTAACCGTCAATAGTAACAGCTTTTGCACCCCTGCGCCGTTTCAGCACTCGGTTAAATGCTTCATATACTTTTTCGCTCATTGGAATTTGACGAATACCGCTTTTCGTTTTTGGTGTTTCAATGTAATATCCTGTTTCCGCACTTCTTAAAAGTTGGTGGTCTACATTGATTATCCTATTCTCAAAGTTAATGTCAGTATCGGTCAGCCCGCAAAGTTCAGAGATACGAAGCCCTGTCCCAAGCAAAATAATAAGCTCGTCATAATACTTCTGATAAACTTTGTCATTTTGAGCAAAGGACAAAAAACTTTCTTCCTGCGCTGGTGTTAGCGGAACCTTTGGTTCTGTATCATCTTCAATGACAGTGTTTAACTGGAAGTCAAAAGGATTTTTCCTTATGCAATCGTCCTGTATCGCTGTGTAAAAGGCAGCTTTCAAGGAACGCTTGTCATTACTGATAGTCTTATAGGAAATTCCTTTTTCTTTCATGCGGATTGCCCATTCTTTCGCGTCGGACAGCTTCACGCTGTCAATCGGGCAGCCCCCAAGTTTATCTTCTTCCAGTAGCTTCATCAGCCGCTTGCGTCCGTTTTTCGTATTGTACCTTACATTTCCCCGGTGGCGTATCTGCTTTGCATAAAGTTGGCAGACCGTCATTTTCTTGCCTATGGTGTCTATCCCGTCGTCAAGGTCTTTCTGTATCTCTTTTACCTTTTCTCGTAGGGATATATCCTCACGCTTTCCGGCAGGGGTCTTGTCCGTAGGTACTAACTTCCACGCATACACAAACTGCGGATTACCAAAGGTATCTATATATTTGTAAGCATATCTTCCGTCTTTTCTCTGGCTCTCTCCCGACCGCAAAACTCGATTTTTGCTGTCACGTCTTTTCTTTGACATTTTTCAATGCTCCTTTCCAAGACGGAAAGAGCCTTGATATGCTTATCCCATTATAGCACATTCAAGGCTCAATTTCACTATCAGATTGTGTCTATGGTATCAATCATTTTTTCAAACTGTTTGCGCTTGATTTGAATACGGTTGCCGTTCATAATAACCCACCCGGCGGCAGGATTTTCCTCGGCTAATTTACGCAGCTTGTTTTCTCCGATACGGAAGTATTTAGCTGCTTCATCTATCGTAAGCGTGTATTTTTCCCAAATAGGCACGTCGGCGTTACTCATAGTATCGTCCCCCTTTCAATATTAGGAAAAGTGAATAGTAAAAGGGGCTTTAATCGGACGGCTGTTAGCACAACCTCGCGGGAGTTCCACCCCTGCCCGTTAAGGCAGCTCTACCCAATGCCTGCGACGCTTTTAACGCTCGGACTATGGCTATAAAGGCTTGTCTACCCTTAGTGCGTGTCGTCGCCCACAAGCCGCTACACTTGTTCCCCGGCGTGGTGGTGGTCGCTCGACTTTCTCCAATAGAAGAAAAGCGTCATGGCGCACCTGCCGTATGGCTCAACGCAAAAAGGACGTATCCGATTTGCCCTATACTGCGTCGCCGTTATCTTGCGTCGCTTTCTTTGTCAAAGAGCAAGTAAGGTCAAGTCAACAGGCAGCGGAAAGGGGGACGCTGCTTGTGGTTATCTCAAACCTTGAATGAAAGGACAGCCCGCATAAGACGCGAACGCAAGCGGTCGCGTATATCCTCATCTATGCCCCAATAGATATTTCCGCGCTCATCACGCAGCTTTCGCATAGACAGGGACGCTATGTAGCTTTCGTAATGCTGTACGACAATGTTCATAGCTTCCGGGTCGCCCTTAGTAGCGGCTATGATTACCGGGTAAGGCAACAAGCCGCGTTCGTCCTGTTCTGATTTACTAATCTGTGCAGTCATAGGCTTTTTCCTCCAAATAGCGTTTTAACAGCTTCATTGAGCTTGTCCGGCGGGACTGTACCGTTGTCCTTGACAGATTACAAAACTTTGCAATCTCGCGTTCGCTCATGTCAAAGAAATAATACAGCAGTACGGTTTCCCGCTTTTCTTCCGGCAAACTGTGCAGGGCTTCGGCAAGCAGCTTCGCAGTAATTTCTTTGCCGCCGACAACGAAAGACTGTTCTGCTTCATCATCTGCAAAATACTCGTCGCAGACGTAGAGCTGTTTTTCTTCCAGTGGCGACAGGTCAGAAAAAGTAACCTCGCGTAATTGTCGCTGCTTTGTGTCCCTGTGGGCATTCATAGCTTCTCGCTTCAACGCCAGTTTGCAAAAGCCGTTAAAAGCACAACGGATTTGCCATTGGGTACGAATAGGCTCGTTCATGTTCTCACCTCCTTTCGCTGCCGCGAAAGCGGTGGAGTTTGAAATGTCCCCTTTCGTAAACCCTCAAACCAACGCACTTCAAAATGGACGTTGGTTTTAGAAATTTTTTGAAAAAGTTTTTTGATAAAATACAAAATGCGCCCGTCTGCAAATTGCAGACAGGCGCAAAGGAATTATCAAAAGTATATGTATGATTTGTGAGTTCATCTATGTAGCCAGAATAACCCGTTGGCGGGTAATGGCTTTTTTTGATAACAGTCTATTAGGGCATAGGAAAAAGGACATGACGATACCTCCTTGATACCGCCATGTCTTTATCTAGTAGGAGAGTTATCGTTAGAATTTAGATAGATAAAAAGAAACGGCGGCTCTGAAAATCAAAGCCGCCGAAATAGAATAGGCGCGTGAAAACCTGTCTGCGTTGCGACGGCTTTTTTTCTTTGCCGTCGTCCGGCAGATGTTCTATACTATGTCAATTTCAAAAATTTCTCATTATCCTTTATTACTTTTTTGTTTTGTCTTATGTAAAAGCAGGATAACCAAAACAGAAATAGCTATACTGCATAGAATATATGTCCAATTAAAATATGATAGATTTATTAAATTCTGTGCTGATTGATTTTTAATGAAGTTTGTATATGGTGCGTTACTCTTAATCGCTTCCATAACTCCTACAACATTTATCGGTCTTAAATTGTATAAGTACGCACCAAATAAATATATTGCTGCTTTTTCAACGACCGACGGTATTAAAATAGCCAATGCAGCAAGCCATAATTGACATTGCTTGTGGGATTTCTGTAAATATAACGCCCCAAAAAGATAGGGCAATATCGCAAGGCAACAGCCCAAGAGGACAATATTCTGATGAAGCCCAAAGAGGGCAAAGAATATGCGGATAAAAAGATACGTTCCAAATATAATTAACCAATCAATGAGCAAGCTTTTTATTGGCGTGTGCTTTTTTACTATTTCATTCTGTAACTGCATTTCACTACCTCCCAAATAGACGTTACACTTTTGGAAACGTCAAGGTTACGGTTGTTCCACCGTATGAATTGTTTTTAAGCTCCACCGTGATAAATAAGTCAGTTGCCATTTTCTGAACAAGGTATAAGCCCATACCTGTAGAACGACTAAGGTAACTGCCCGTATCTCCGGTAAACCCCTTGTCGAAAACAAAGGGTAAGTCAGACAATGGTATGCTTGTGCCGTTGTCTTTGATAGATAAAGAAATCTGTTCACTATTCATACTATCAGCTATGGAAAATATGAGCCGTGGGGCAAGGTTGTTTCCCACATATTTCACACTAT
This region includes:
- a CDS encoding site-specific integrase; the encoded protein is MSKKRRDSKNRVLRSGESQRKDGRYAYKYIDTFGNPQFVYAWKLVPTDKTPAGKREDISLREKVKEIQKDLDDGIDTIGKKMTVCQLYAKQIRHRGNVRYNTKNGRKRLMKLLEEDKLGGCPIDSVKLSDAKEWAIRMKEKGISYKTISNDKRSLKAAFYTAIQDDCIRKNPFDFQLNTVIEDDTEPKVPLTPAQEESFLSFAQNDKVYQKYYDELIILLGTGLRISELCGLTDTDINFENRIINVDHQLLRSAETGYYIETPKTKSGIRQIPMSEKVYEAFNRVLKRRRGAKAVTIDGYSNFLFLNRDGYPKTATNYDGMFRGLAKKYNKYHEEALPKVMTPHTLRHTFCTNMANAGMNPKALQYIMGHSNITMTLNYYAHATFDSAKAEMLRIAA
- a CDS encoding helix-turn-helix domain-containing protein; protein product: MSNADVPIWEKYTLTIDEAAKYFRIGENKLRKLAEENPAAGWVIMNGNRIQIKRKQFEKMIDTIDTI
- a CDS encoding sigma-70 family RNA polymerase sigma factor, translating into MNEPIRTQWQIRCAFNGFCKLALKREAMNAHRDTKQRQLREVTFSDLSPLEEKQLYVCDEYFADDEAEQSFVVGGKEITAKLLAEALHSLPEEKRETVLLYYFFDMSEREIAKFCNLSRTTVQSRRTSSMKLLKRYLEEKAYDCTD
- a CDS encoding helix-turn-helix domain-containing protein: MTAQISKSEQDERGLLPYPVIIAATKGDPEAMNIVVQHYESYIASLSMRKLRDERGNIYWGIDEDIRDRLRSRLMRAVLSFKV